A single window of Cupriavidus pauculus DNA harbors:
- a CDS encoding tyrosine-type recombinase/integrase — protein MDKLWLSDPQRAYADWQAREAAGADRRPFSQQSIVQHRAMFDRFHRYLVGRGATLASFGADVLDGFWRDGDAANYSPATRMRYLKLVDRLCRHLVAIGVRDANPASELVLGQHWPVDDPDVLFLPEDVDRDLQEFVRPQSSDDPATLQKRAIIAMFLGTGVTASEGRAARIQDLNPHASPPYLHVPARPPKLSRTIHLEPFAVATLSTWLGNRRAWPAEGDLLFSLQRTGTPITDMSLGKIVREAFAAVGHEAEDMGPRILRNTYCRRLLIRGVAPDAVTERLGLASNRTVARIAATLDAPGSQDRPPL, from the coding sequence ATGGATAAACTGTGGCTTTCCGATCCTCAACGGGCGTATGCCGACTGGCAGGCCCGCGAAGCCGCTGGCGCTGACCGGCGGCCGTTCTCCCAGCAATCCATCGTTCAGCATCGGGCGATGTTCGACAGGTTCCACCGATACCTGGTCGGCCGCGGTGCGACGTTGGCCAGCTTCGGCGCCGATGTCCTCGATGGCTTCTGGCGCGACGGCGATGCCGCAAACTACTCGCCAGCGACGCGCATGCGTTATCTCAAGTTGGTCGATCGCCTCTGCAGGCATCTTGTGGCCATCGGCGTACGGGATGCCAACCCTGCCAGCGAACTCGTACTCGGTCAGCACTGGCCCGTCGACGACCCCGATGTCCTGTTCCTGCCCGAGGACGTCGATCGAGACCTGCAGGAATTCGTACGGCCGCAATCCTCCGACGATCCGGCCACCCTGCAGAAACGGGCGATCATCGCGATGTTCCTCGGCACCGGTGTCACGGCCAGCGAAGGCCGCGCGGCGCGCATCCAAGACCTGAACCCCCACGCATCACCGCCATATCTCCACGTACCGGCGCGCCCACCCAAGCTATCCCGAACCATTCATCTGGAGCCCTTTGCGGTCGCGACACTGAGCACATGGCTCGGTAATCGCCGCGCTTGGCCAGCCGAGGGCGATCTCCTGTTCTCACTTCAGCGCACAGGCACGCCGATCACAGACATGAGCCTTGGGAAGATCGTTCGTGAGGCATTCGCCGCTGTTGGCCACGAGGCCGAAGACATGGGCCCGCGGATACTGCGGAACACCTACTGCCGGCGGCTATTGATTCGTGGCGTTGCGCCCGACGCAGTTACGGAACGGCTGGGCCTGGCGAGCAACCGGACGGTTGCACGAATCGCCGCGACACTCGACGCGCCTGGGAGCCAGGATCGCCCCCCTCTTTAG
- a CDS encoding immunity protein Imm33 domain-containing protein gives MKQDLVNSQKEICSRFGASYFGCDLALKVGISRNVKDGVRPLNGLRIKPEADTCGWYIWAGETFSEDPDFFLPLHGVHLAEWAPLVVPYLGLPPGWRFLVTEAYEDVWEDPNLS, from the coding sequence ATGAAACAGGATCTTGTCAATAGTCAGAAAGAGATTTGCTCGCGATTCGGCGCGTCGTACTTTGGTTGTGATCTTGCTTTGAAAGTCGGCATATCACGTAACGTCAAGGATGGCGTGCGACCTCTTAATGGACTTAGGATCAAGCCGGAAGCTGATACATGCGGCTGGTACATTTGGGCCGGCGAGACCTTCTCTGAAGACCCAGACTTCTTCTTGCCATTACATGGCGTCCATCTTGCAGAATGGGCTCCACTGGTGGTTCCTTATCTGGGACTACCTCCGGGATGGAGGTTCTTGGTAACGGAAGCTTATGAGGACGTTTGGGAGGATCCGAATCTTTCTTAG
- a CDS encoding recombination directionality factor, giving the protein MHAPITYSEPGGRRSLLEERPMRPPIIGKIRPGIKVLTKAARDKPEAVKIHDAGLARGDSFERIEGDIARATGIKTPLVPKNVPWFTCRASDFANPALAEDIVQRYGEDRNDGNGLRLWRFPVVFAFDDWLSNMPNQLVAWTKSGRQYFSEYGSDGRRYCKMYAPAVRDERANRAKRNWGGRTVILRQDNDMRDGLCDPQECPQYQGGHCNLSASFFFAIPHVSGLGLIEMPTTSIYVLQKAHAAMQTVAMARGRLVGVKFWMSKQELEISRIDDTGKPVRQMQWLITLDAEIDIAALLDGSDRRPPALEMAEQTVSMLEGGREVPLEHRSADEGIIEAPQTGTSESGVVQSASSIPPSDTAGTEDLESEYLDLVKRLGLNSEDGARQLRAYAAATFGRGWSKREQDVRGFLAQLRTALTNPAAFREQVAGIAADVAT; this is encoded by the coding sequence ATGCATGCACCCATCACCTACAGCGAGCCCGGCGGACGCCGAAGCCTGCTAGAAGAGCGGCCCATGCGGCCGCCCATCATTGGCAAGATCCGACCCGGCATCAAGGTCCTCACCAAGGCTGCGCGCGACAAGCCCGAGGCCGTGAAGATCCACGATGCTGGCCTCGCGCGGGGCGATAGCTTCGAGCGCATCGAAGGCGATATTGCGCGGGCGACAGGCATCAAGACGCCGCTCGTGCCGAAAAACGTCCCCTGGTTCACCTGCCGTGCTTCTGACTTCGCCAATCCTGCGTTGGCCGAAGACATCGTCCAACGCTACGGCGAAGATCGCAACGACGGCAACGGGCTTCGTCTCTGGCGGTTTCCCGTGGTCTTCGCTTTCGACGACTGGCTGAGCAACATGCCCAACCAGCTTGTCGCATGGACGAAGAGCGGCCGGCAGTACTTCTCGGAGTATGGCTCCGACGGCCGGCGCTACTGCAAGATGTACGCACCTGCGGTGCGCGACGAGCGCGCCAATCGTGCCAAGCGCAACTGGGGCGGTCGCACCGTCATCCTGAGGCAGGACAACGATATGCGGGACGGATTGTGCGATCCGCAGGAATGCCCGCAGTACCAAGGCGGCCATTGCAACCTGTCAGCGAGCTTCTTCTTCGCGATTCCGCATGTCTCCGGACTCGGGCTTATTGAAATGCCCACCACCTCGATCTACGTCCTGCAAAAAGCCCACGCGGCCATGCAGACCGTGGCGATGGCGCGAGGGCGGCTCGTTGGGGTCAAGTTCTGGATGTCGAAGCAAGAGCTGGAGATCAGCCGCATCGATGACACCGGCAAGCCTGTGCGCCAGATGCAGTGGCTGATTACGCTGGACGCAGAAATCGATATCGCAGCATTGCTTGATGGCTCGGACCGGCGCCCGCCGGCATTGGAAATGGCAGAACAGACCGTTTCCATGCTGGAAGGGGGCAGGGAGGTCCCACTCGAGCACCGCTCGGCAGATGAAGGCATCATCGAGGCGCCGCAGACCGGTACGTCGGAAAGCGGCGTAGTTCAGTCCGCGAGTTCGATACCTCCGTCCGACACGGCGGGTACTGAGGACCTGGAGAGCGAGTATCTCGATCTCGTGAAGCGCCTTGGGCTCAATAGCGAGGACGGCGCCCGCCAGTTGAGAGCCTATGCAGCGGCGACCTTCGGGCGCGGCTGGTCCAAGCGGGAACAGGATGTGCGTGGGTTCTTGGCTCAACTTCGCACGGCGCTGACCAATCCAGCTGCCTTCCGTGAACAGGTGGCGGGTATCGCCGCTGACGTCGCTACATAA
- a CDS encoding DUF3304 domain-containing protein: MKSPRVSGFANFLGIVLCGLLVLAKSLGAAAGTVPGIDRMPPITPHNRLPGNMRGLTIVGYNYTDTYIGSFTVNGAGGGNIEVSSKTSGGGGGVCCAAIPAGAALPITIDIAWKRDGRVPWCRQSAVLDGPVPADPQYLEVHFFPDGSIKAALSDYPAPPRMQLERVSYVKRRPSGNVDNDERFGSCGHDH; encoded by the coding sequence ATGAAGTCGCCACGAGTTAGCGGATTTGCAAATTTCCTTGGAATCGTGCTGTGTGGGCTTCTGGTGTTGGCGAAATCGCTTGGCGCCGCGGCGGGCACGGTTCCGGGCATTGACCGGATGCCTCCGATTACCCCCCATAATCGCCTGCCGGGCAACATGAGGGGGCTGACCATCGTCGGCTACAACTACACGGATACTTACATAGGCAGTTTTACCGTCAACGGGGCCGGCGGAGGCAACATCGAGGTTTCGTCAAAGACATCTGGCGGTGGCGGTGGCGTGTGCTGTGCCGCCATCCCAGCCGGCGCTGCACTACCGATTACGATCGATATCGCTTGGAAACGGGATGGGCGCGTGCCTTGGTGCAGGCAGAGCGCCGTTCTAGATGGCCCGGTGCCCGCCGATCCGCAGTATCTGGAGGTTCATTTCTTCCCGGACGGCAGCATCAAGGCAGCGCTGTCCGACTATCCGGCACCGCCCCGAATGCAGCTCGAGCGGGTCAGCTATGTGAAACGTCGGCCATCCGGAAATGTGGACAACGACGAGAGGTTCGGTAGCTGTGGCCATGACCACTAA
- a CDS encoding 2OG-Fe(II) oxygenase, protein MMVIYLNDVPEGGEVVFPEIGLSVLPRKGKALYFEYCDDGGQLDGRTLHAAAAVARGEKRVATKWMRQRRFVSAAYDVRAASM, encoded by the coding sequence ATGATGGTGATCTACCTGAACGACGTACCCGAAGGCGGCGAGGTCGTGTTTCCCGAGATCGGCCTGTCGGTGTTGCCGCGCAAGGGCAAAGCGCTCTATTTCGAGTATTGCGACGACGGCGGCCAGCTGGACGGCCGCACGCTGCATGCGGCGGCCGCAGTGGCACGCGGCGAGAAACGGGTGGCGACCAAGTGGATGCGGCAGCGGCGCTTCGTGTCCGCCGCCTACGACGTGCGCGCCGCGTCGATGTAA
- a CDS encoding DUF6884 domain-containing protein, translating into MQLALFPHHTRVEFDTAALALVVLACSGKKAAVRSPALQLYQGVMYQTYRTHTPCSGATPAMVILSAKYGFVSPDDTLDPYDLKMTSARADEFLARLHQSVVQVAWPRLASRVLLGGGQTYRRVMRAAIKLVGAERLPIEDVGGGIRNQRSQLARFLAGMAPQFVEQIGSHPNGNPVFRRYGPFEVGAEVELQYRAIPGSTTTPAHVLSLFPGPMGPTAEVEIACDVKGRMRGSTRWVSVTDLGLPS; encoded by the coding sequence ATGCAACTTGCCCTCTTCCCCCACCACACAAGGGTCGAATTTGATACGGCGGCGCTCGCCCTAGTGGTTCTAGCCTGTTCTGGGAAGAAGGCTGCGGTCCGGTCCCCTGCTCTACAACTCTACCAGGGCGTGATGTATCAAACTTACCGCACCCACACTCCATGCAGCGGCGCCACGCCTGCGATGGTGATCCTCTCTGCAAAATATGGCTTCGTATCGCCGGACGACACGCTGGACCCTTACGATTTGAAGATGACATCTGCCCGCGCAGACGAGTTTTTGGCGAGGCTGCACCAGTCCGTCGTGCAGGTGGCCTGGCCACGCTTGGCCAGCAGAGTGCTCCTCGGAGGTGGCCAAACCTACCGGCGCGTGATGCGCGCTGCGATTAAGCTGGTCGGCGCGGAGCGCCTGCCCATCGAGGATGTCGGCGGCGGTATCCGCAACCAGCGCTCTCAACTTGCTCGTTTCCTCGCTGGAATGGCCCCGCAGTTTGTCGAGCAGATTGGCTCGCATCCAAACGGCAACCCGGTGTTTCGGCGATATGGTCCATTCGAAGTGGGCGCCGAGGTCGAACTCCAATACCGGGCGATTCCAGGTTCGACGACCACGCCTGCGCACGTTCTTTCGCTCTTTCCGGGGCCTATGGGGCCGACCGCAGAGGTAGAAATTGCTTGCGATGTGAAAGGTCGCATGAGAGGGAGTACTCGCTGGGTCAGCGTAACGGACTTGGGGCTACCGTCATGA
- a CDS encoding AAA family ATPase has translation MRPLKLSLSGFHGIRDGMHRDSVTVDLSTLPGGLIALVGPNGAGKTTIMDNLHPFPIMPSHASKMSADAFSYWDHLCAPRAEKDLEWEHGGKTYRSAFAFRNPGKSRKAEYYLFEKDGADGWKPVQLADGTLSDGKADTYNRCLEAVLGSPEAFFTSVFSAQNRRPLASYQPGEIKKLLAELLGIDHLRDLSAKAGEVAKLLTRSLDTLQRDVLTLTGKRDRATVVAREIWQIGESLDAERNARDGETANGAKLVQERATLAAKQAANAGTEARMRELNQRKGELDQRAASLASDEQAAAGRVLTRWRDLDRQAAGHRAVLAEAIDIEAASGQRDVLQMAIGRRQEEIVSQRAIVEKLDAVQVEHAALSTELKGLEQQGIAGAKLADSLKLQAEVIETVPCRDDPMHASCPLLAQARTAKARLGEQVVSVKALRESYRKKQEHMQSMQSAMSERATARAALSALEAHLVRDQQLLQRLTAMAAKKPLLEAAREGLAQAERDLTALAEEDASRLARHKRDIADVQSQLEAVRRELATLTTEDVTGMLAKLDRQIAASREAVAAFSGRIEALIRQESMLVAERERLEGELAGMPALEAKAQALSDQIAQWKLLAKGLGNDGVIALSIDDAGPAITQVVNDLLLACYGPRFTIAIQTQTALASGELREGFSINVIDADNDTTKEFGVMSGGQKVWINECLTRGIALYRAQDAQQPFQTLFTDEADGPLDPERKRAFMKMKREVLRVGGYEREFFISQTPDLVDDADGVIDVVALALQ, from the coding sequence ATGCGCCCACTGAAGTTGTCGCTCTCCGGATTCCACGGGATCCGCGACGGTATGCATCGGGATAGCGTCACAGTCGACCTGTCGACGTTGCCGGGCGGCCTGATCGCCCTTGTCGGCCCCAATGGGGCAGGGAAGACGACGATCATGGACAACCTGCATCCGTTTCCCATCATGCCAAGCCACGCGAGCAAGATGTCGGCCGACGCATTCTCATACTGGGACCATCTCTGCGCCCCGCGCGCGGAGAAAGACCTGGAATGGGAGCATGGCGGGAAGACATATCGTTCCGCGTTCGCCTTTCGCAACCCTGGCAAGAGCCGCAAGGCCGAGTACTACCTGTTTGAGAAAGACGGCGCGGATGGCTGGAAGCCTGTGCAGTTGGCAGACGGCACGCTCTCGGACGGCAAGGCGGATACCTATAACCGGTGTCTCGAAGCCGTCCTAGGGTCACCCGAGGCGTTCTTCACCAGCGTGTTTTCTGCTCAGAACAGGCGGCCCCTCGCCAGCTATCAGCCCGGCGAGATAAAGAAGCTGCTGGCCGAGCTGCTTGGGATCGATCACTTGCGTGACTTGTCTGCGAAGGCAGGCGAGGTCGCCAAGCTGCTTACCCGCTCGCTCGACACCCTGCAGCGCGACGTGCTGACCCTCACGGGCAAGCGCGATCGGGCGACTGTGGTGGCTCGCGAGATCTGGCAAATTGGCGAGAGCCTGGATGCGGAGCGCAATGCTCGTGACGGTGAAACTGCCAACGGCGCCAAGCTGGTGCAGGAGCGCGCGACGCTGGCGGCGAAGCAAGCCGCCAATGCCGGTACCGAAGCGCGGATGCGGGAACTGAACCAGCGCAAGGGCGAATTGGATCAGCGTGCGGCATCGCTGGCCAGCGACGAGCAGGCCGCGGCTGGACGTGTCCTGACCCGCTGGCGCGATCTGGATCGGCAGGCGGCAGGCCATCGCGCCGTACTGGCGGAGGCCATTGACATTGAGGCGGCGTCTGGCCAGCGTGACGTTCTGCAGATGGCTATTGGCCGGAGGCAGGAGGAAATTGTCAGCCAGCGCGCTATCGTGGAGAAGCTCGATGCCGTTCAGGTCGAGCATGCAGCGCTAAGTACCGAGTTGAAGGGCCTGGAACAGCAAGGCATTGCCGGCGCGAAGTTGGCCGATTCGTTGAAGCTGCAGGCCGAGGTGATTGAAACGGTGCCATGCCGTGATGATCCCATGCACGCGAGCTGTCCGTTGCTGGCACAGGCTCGCACAGCAAAGGCGAGGCTCGGCGAGCAGGTGGTGTCGGTAAAAGCACTGCGCGAAAGCTATCGAAAGAAGCAGGAGCACATGCAGTCGATGCAAAGCGCAATGTCTGAACGCGCTACGGCCCGGGCTGCACTATCCGCCTTGGAGGCACACCTGGTGCGTGATCAGCAGCTCTTGCAACGCCTCACGGCGATGGCTGCGAAGAAGCCGTTGCTGGAGGCTGCGCGGGAAGGCTTGGCGCAGGCCGAACGGGACCTGACAGCGCTGGCCGAGGAGGATGCATCGCGCCTAGCGCGCCACAAGCGCGATATCGCGGACGTGCAATCGCAGCTCGAAGCGGTGCGTCGGGAGCTAGCGACGCTGACCACGGAGGACGTGACCGGCATGCTGGCTAAGTTGGACCGCCAGATCGCAGCCAGCCGAGAGGCTGTCGCGGCGTTTTCCGGCCGGATCGAAGCACTGATTCGGCAGGAGAGCATGTTGGTGGCGGAGCGTGAGCGTCTGGAGGGTGAGCTTGCCGGCATGCCGGCGCTCGAGGCCAAGGCGCAGGCGCTGTCCGATCAGATTGCACAGTGGAAGCTGCTCGCGAAAGGCCTTGGCAACGATGGCGTGATTGCGTTGTCCATCGATGACGCGGGCCCCGCCATCACGCAGGTCGTCAATGACTTGCTGCTGGCTTGCTATGGACCGCGATTCACCATCGCGATTCAGACGCAGACAGCGCTGGCCAGCGGCGAGCTCCGCGAGGGCTTTTCCATCAACGTGATCGACGCTGACAACGACACTACAAAGGAGTTTGGTGTCATGTCAGGGGGACAGAAAGTCTGGATCAACGAGTGCCTGACGCGCGGAATCGCCCTCTATCGGGCGCAGGACGCGCAGCAGCCTTTCCAGACGCTGTTCACCGATGAAGCGGATGGCCCGCTGGACCCGGAGCGCAAGCGTGCCTTCATGAAGATGAAGCGCGAGGTGCTGCGGGTCGGTGGGTATGAGCGGGAGTTCTTCATCTCGCAAACGCCTGACTTGGTGGACGACGCTGACGGTGTCATTGATGTCGTTGCGCTGGCGCTCCAGTAG
- a CDS encoding DUF7696 family protein, protein MPQAWRSLCEAAYVASLPEVARNDFLNRVTTQRGADTALRLREHAASLRARVVLFLERRNYPCMHPSPTASPADAEAC, encoded by the coding sequence ATGCCGCAGGCCTGGCGGTCCCTTTGTGAGGCGGCATACGTCGCCAGTCTTCCGGAAGTCGCCCGAAACGACTTCCTCAATCGCGTAACGACCCAGCGCGGGGCCGACACAGCCCTGCGCCTTCGGGAGCATGCTGCGTCCCTCCGGGCACGAGTCGTTCTTTTCCTGGAACGGAGGAACTACCCATGCATGCACCCATCACCTACAGCGAGCCCGGCGGACGCCGAAGCCTGCTAG
- a CDS encoding CbtA family protein, whose product MVRRLLVRGMVAGFLASLLAFGFARVVGEPQVARAIAVEEQAAHEMGGSHAHEVPELVSREVQSGAGLFVGVAVFGSALGGLFALVFAYVYGRIGRLDARATSVLLSLLGYVAIVVVPFLKYPPNPPAVGDPSTIGLRTALFFTMIAVSLVAMTVAVVAARRLLARADAWTTWLGASAAFVVLAGLAHAWLPGIDEVPNGFPATLLWQYRVATFGIQAVLWGGLGLIFARLAQPLMAGRVAPAR is encoded by the coding sequence ATGGTGAGACGTCTGCTGGTCCGCGGCATGGTCGCGGGCTTCCTGGCCAGCCTGCTGGCCTTTGGCTTTGCGCGCGTGGTGGGCGAGCCGCAGGTGGCGCGTGCCATCGCCGTCGAGGAACAGGCCGCCCATGAGATGGGCGGCAGCCACGCGCACGAGGTGCCGGAACTGGTGAGCCGCGAGGTGCAGTCCGGCGCGGGCCTGTTCGTCGGCGTGGCCGTATTCGGCAGCGCGCTGGGCGGGCTGTTCGCGCTGGTGTTTGCCTACGTCTACGGCCGCATCGGGCGGCTCGATGCGCGCGCCACGTCGGTGCTGCTGTCGCTGCTGGGCTACGTGGCCATCGTGGTCGTGCCGTTCCTGAAGTACCCGCCCAATCCGCCGGCCGTGGGCGACCCTTCCACCATCGGCCTGCGCACGGCGCTGTTCTTCACGATGATCGCCGTTTCGCTGGTGGCGATGACCGTGGCGGTGGTCGCGGCGCGCCGACTGCTGGCGCGAGCCGATGCGTGGACGACGTGGCTAGGTGCCAGCGCGGCGTTCGTGGTGCTGGCCGGGCTGGCGCATGCCTGGCTGCCCGGCATCGACGAGGTGCCGAACGGCTTTCCCGCTACGCTGCTCTGGCAGTACCGGGTAGCTACCTTCGGCATACAGGCCGTGCTCTGGGGCGGGCTGGGACTGATCTTCGCGCGGCTGGCCCAGCCGCTGATGGCGGGCCGGGTGGCGCCGGCGCGCTAA
- a CDS encoding phosphoadenosine phosphosulfate reductase family protein: METISLFPQGAFEPIEKKIDNALAIVTALLQARHPLVVAFSGGKDSSVVAALVLHAAMLHRAAGGTPIIVATTGDTLVESPEVSHHYRAELRRMHQYGKDHDFKVIVKVVQPSMAATFQLKVLSGRALPSFPGTHGDCSTDLKISPQRAFRRKLFRDLAAKGLPPPVTCLGTRYDESTRRAAAMRSRGESEHAAMQNKDGDWVVSPIARWSDDDVWEAVALYGSGALPGFSDFEEMRRIYAHSVGTSCAVVADAILDGAARKQGKCGARLGCHVCQMAEDKSLANMIAFDERYAYARGLHRLNRFIRATRHDWERRHWIGRTIRGGYIKIQPDTYHPAMLRQLTRFMLQLDFDEERRAAAAGEAPKFRLLPVDLMIAVDAMQSLNGVARPFAAWADLRDIRARGIRYDIPDVPEVAPTPIPTARFLHVGDGWDESAPCADWNGLRDPMREALTEGSCCAPAIVTTADGRAVLDLPTEQQFDVESAAFIVEFEVERLLAMHDAGNRPGSITAGYRWYLHYGCLTLSHSQKVEHDDIARRTAFKDRLGLTDAYDVRDVLARSVPAEALPGSAREAWGTHAIKQAQLALC, from the coding sequence ATGGAAACAATCTCACTATTTCCCCAAGGTGCTTTCGAGCCGATCGAGAAGAAAATCGACAACGCCCTCGCGATAGTTACCGCTCTGTTGCAAGCACGGCATCCCCTTGTCGTTGCATTCAGCGGCGGCAAAGATAGCAGTGTCGTGGCGGCATTGGTGTTGCACGCGGCGATGCTTCATCGCGCGGCAGGGGGCACGCCGATCATCGTTGCGACGACGGGCGACACCCTCGTGGAGTCGCCAGAGGTTTCGCATCATTACCGGGCGGAGTTGCGCCGCATGCATCAGTACGGCAAGGATCACGACTTCAAGGTTATCGTCAAGGTGGTTCAACCGTCCATGGCAGCAACCTTTCAGTTGAAAGTGTTATCCGGCCGGGCCTTGCCAAGCTTTCCTGGGACGCACGGCGATTGCAGTACCGACTTGAAGATCAGTCCGCAACGGGCGTTCCGACGAAAGCTATTCCGAGACCTTGCGGCGAAAGGTCTACCACCTCCGGTAACTTGCCTGGGCACGCGGTATGACGAGAGCACCAGGCGGGCGGCGGCAATGCGTTCTCGAGGGGAGTCGGAGCATGCGGCCATGCAGAACAAGGATGGCGACTGGGTAGTCAGCCCGATCGCGCGGTGGTCCGACGACGATGTCTGGGAGGCGGTCGCTCTCTATGGGTCCGGTGCTTTGCCGGGCTTTTCGGATTTCGAAGAGATGCGCCGGATTTATGCTCATTCGGTTGGCACCAGCTGCGCAGTAGTGGCCGACGCGATCCTTGATGGAGCGGCAAGAAAGCAGGGCAAGTGCGGCGCCCGTCTCGGATGTCACGTGTGCCAAATGGCGGAGGACAAGAGCCTCGCCAACATGATCGCATTCGACGAGCGCTATGCCTATGCTCGTGGCCTGCATCGGCTCAACCGCTTCATCAGGGCTACGCGCCATGATTGGGAGCGTCGGCACTGGATTGGCCGGACAATTCGAGGTGGTTATATCAAAATCCAGCCTGACACGTATCATCCGGCGATGCTGCGGCAGTTGACTCGTTTCATGCTGCAGCTGGACTTCGATGAAGAGCGACGAGCGGCAGCTGCGGGTGAGGCGCCAAAGTTCCGGCTACTACCAGTGGACCTGATGATAGCCGTCGATGCGATGCAGTCTCTGAACGGCGTGGCAAGGCCCTTTGCGGCTTGGGCCGATCTGCGTGACATTCGTGCCAGAGGGATACGATACGACATCCCGGATGTGCCTGAAGTCGCGCCGACGCCTATTCCGACGGCTCGATTCCTTCACGTAGGCGACGGTTGGGACGAGTCGGCACCGTGCGCGGATTGGAATGGTCTGCGTGACCCGATGCGAGAAGCTCTCACCGAGGGAAGTTGTTGTGCGCCAGCGATCGTCACGACGGCCGACGGTCGTGCGGTACTGGATCTCCCAACAGAGCAGCAATTCGATGTCGAATCGGCTGCGTTCATTGTGGAGTTCGAAGTCGAGCGCCTGCTGGCGATGCATGACGCGGGCAACCGACCTGGGTCTATCACGGCGGGGTACCGCTGGTACCTGCATTATGGATGTCTCACGCTATCTCATTCGCAGAAGGTGGAGCACGATGACATTGCGAGGCGCACCGCTTTCAAGGACCGATTGGGATTGACGGACGCTTATGATGTCCGTGACGTACTGGCCCGCTCTGTGCCCGCCGAGGCCTTGCCGGGCAGTGCGCGAGAAGCGTGGGGAACCCACGCGATCAAGCAGGCCCAGTTGGCCCTGTGTTGA
- a CDS encoding metallophosphoesterase family protein, translated as MLNHGESLLAAHFSDLHYSPGHLAEADRCFGFAVEDAIADRCRVAVVSGDSTDHRLDAHTPALSALARRIHQLSSHMPVIMLQGTFSHEPPGTLDLFRLIGASFPVYVADRIHQVALVGGAFIPSDGAIFSQAEMDELLTRQGLPDVVFTCVPTVNKAVLAAAAGVANAATAVGDHLADYLAAAGAVNRQWRSQGVRTIGISHGTVNGCQTEHGVPMAGLDHEFTIGALFDAHCDAFMLGHIHRAQQWEREGRVVAYPGSIGRFHYGEIGAKGYLQWQVSPGEAVATQVKTPASETVCIDFDGPPDMAKLAEMAADAAHKFVRVRWTVNEEHRQLVDREAIQALFGASADVKLEARVLPAVRSRAEGISRAATLSAKLGRWCELTGVDANPLLDSLSMLQNLDAQAIAEQVLADLDEMSVPVTENVGAVEAVAPPFIAKLMDMELEDPTAAPGSFPVVAVTEPVAPIATASAPMNWLTDDLFA; from the coding sequence ATGCTCAACCATGGCGAGAGCCTGTTGGCTGCGCATTTCTCTGATTTGCACTACTCCCCTGGCCATCTGGCCGAGGCGGACCGTTGCTTTGGCTTTGCGGTGGAGGACGCGATCGCAGATCGCTGCCGGGTTGCCGTGGTGTCGGGCGACTCGACCGACCACCGACTCGATGCCCACACGCCGGCGTTATCCGCGCTGGCACGGCGGATCCACCAGTTGTCGTCCCACATGCCGGTCATCATGCTGCAGGGTACGTTCAGTCACGAACCGCCCGGCACGCTGGATCTGTTCCGATTGATCGGCGCAAGCTTCCCGGTATACGTTGCAGACCGGATTCACCAGGTCGCGCTTGTTGGCGGGGCATTCATTCCGAGCGATGGCGCGATCTTCAGCCAGGCGGAAATGGACGAGCTGCTCACCCGGCAAGGGCTGCCAGACGTCGTCTTCACCTGCGTGCCCACGGTCAACAAGGCGGTGCTGGCGGCCGCGGCCGGCGTGGCCAACGCCGCGACGGCGGTTGGCGACCACCTGGCTGACTATCTGGCGGCCGCTGGCGCTGTGAATCGTCAATGGCGCTCACAGGGCGTCCGTACCATCGGCATTTCCCACGGCACCGTCAACGGTTGCCAGACGGAGCACGGCGTGCCGATGGCCGGACTCGACCACGAGTTCACCATCGGGGCACTGTTTGATGCCCACTGCGACGCGTTCATGCTTGGCCACATACACCGGGCCCAGCAGTGGGAACGTGAGGGCAGGGTGGTGGCCTATCCGGGCTCAATCGGACGGTTCCATTACGGCGAAATCGGCGCGAAAGGCTATCTTCAGTGGCAGGTATCTCCGGGGGAGGCAGTAGCTACCCAGGTGAAGACACCCGCGAGCGAGACCGTCTGCATCGACTTCGACGGGCCGCCGGACATGGCAAAGCTTGCCGAGATGGCTGCCGATGCTGCACACAAGTTCGTGCGTGTCCGCTGGACGGTCAACGAGGAGCATCGTCAACTCGTGGACCGGGAGGCCATTCAGGCCCTCTTTGGTGCCAGTGCGGACGTGAAGCTCGAAGCCCGAGTTCTACCGGCTGTTCGCAGCCGCGCTGAAGGCATCAGCCGAGCCGCCACCTTGTCCGCGAAGCTGGGACGTTGGTGCGAACTGACCGGCGTCGACGCGAATCCGTTACTGGACAGTCTGTCGATGCTCCAGAACCTCGATGCCCAGGCGATTGCCGAGCAGGTGCTGGCTGACCTTGATGAAATGTCCGTGCCTGTCACGGAGAATGTCGGCGCCGTAGAAGCTGTTGCACCACCGTTCATTGCGAAGCTGATGGACATGGAGCTCGAGGATCCGACTGCCGCGCCTGGGTCATTCCCGGTCGTGGCGGTAACGGAGCCCGTAGCGCCCATTGCCACGGCGTCAGCGCCGATGAACTGGCTGACCGACGATCTTTTTGCGTAG